Proteins encoded together in one Gemmatimonadota bacterium DH-78 window:
- the leuD gene encoding 3-isopropylmalate dehydratase small subunit, producing MESLRRVEGVVAALDRDDVDTDQIIPKQFLKRIERTGYGRFLFHDWRTRTDGSPNSDFVLNRPPWTEARILVTGRNFGCGSSREHAAWALYDFGIRVVVAASLADIFRSNCVQSGIVPVVLPDAAVADLVTRAATAPSESPLRARVDLATMRMEVGGGGNHPFALDAHARRCLMEGLDDISLTLERACEIDEFEARRPPPSWVRR from the coding sequence ATGGAGTCCCTCCGCAGGGTCGAAGGCGTGGTCGCGGCGCTGGACCGCGACGATGTCGACACCGACCAGATCATTCCCAAGCAGTTCCTGAAACGGATCGAGCGGACCGGATACGGGCGCTTTCTCTTCCACGATTGGCGCACGCGGACCGACGGGTCTCCGAACTCCGACTTCGTGCTGAACCGACCGCCGTGGACGGAGGCCCGGATCCTGGTCACCGGTCGGAACTTCGGGTGCGGGTCGTCGCGCGAACACGCGGCGTGGGCGCTCTACGACTTCGGGATCCGGGTCGTGGTGGCGGCGAGCCTGGCCGACATCTTCCGGTCGAACTGCGTGCAGTCGGGAATCGTTCCCGTCGTGCTCCCCGATGCCGCGGTGGCCGACCTCGTCACCCGAGCGGCGACGGCACCGTCGGAGTCTCCGCTGCGCGCTCGAGTGGACCTCGCCACGATGCGGATGGAGGTGGGTGGAGGGGGCAACCATCCCTTCGCGCTCGACGCCCACGCGCGTCGGTGCCTCATGGAGGGGCTCGACGACATCTCACTCACCCTGGAGCGGGCGTGCGAGATCGACGAGTTCGAGGCGCGGAGGCCCCCACCATCGTGGGTTCGGCGGTAG
- a CDS encoding nitronate monooxygenase, with product MTTFNDPPTIIQGGMGVGVSNWRLARAVASYGELGVVSGTGLDTLFVRRLQDGDPGGHLRRAMEHFPFPEVVEQALEQHFRPEGRDPEQPYRLLPMYRQVVGRARHQITVLANFVEVFLAREGHEGRVGINLLTKIQLPNLGSLYGAMLAGVDYVLMGAGIPREIPGALDALALHQPAELTLDAAGLERGEREVIPFDPREIHDGPLPDIERPKFLPIVASNSLATMLARKATGRIDGFVIEGPTAGGHNAPPRGAPTFNDRGEPQYGERDVVDLSKIAEIGLPFWVAGGAGHPDRLAQARAAGAAGVQVGTLFAYCNESGLTADHKLAVARASMEGGLDVVTDGRASPTGFPFKAVQLEGTLSCSTVYGDRERCCDLGYLRTPYRTERGGIGYRCASEPVDTFLKKGGDESDTVGRKCLCNALMANLGRPQVQKDGSVEPTFFTAGDDLKALGEFLDGRLSYSATDVIDFLRGEGGPIGVAATSREAEDRAP from the coding sequence ATGACGACCTTCAACGATCCTCCCACCATCATCCAGGGCGGGATGGGGGTCGGGGTATCGAACTGGAGACTCGCCCGGGCGGTCGCCTCGTACGGTGAACTCGGCGTGGTCTCGGGCACGGGGCTCGACACCCTCTTCGTGCGACGCCTGCAGGACGGTGATCCGGGAGGGCATCTGCGGCGCGCGATGGAGCACTTCCCTTTTCCGGAGGTGGTGGAGCAGGCGCTGGAGCAGCACTTCCGACCCGAAGGTCGCGACCCCGAGCAGCCCTACCGGCTGCTGCCGATGTACCGACAGGTCGTGGGCAGGGCACGGCACCAGATCACGGTGCTCGCGAACTTCGTGGAGGTGTTTCTCGCCCGCGAGGGGCACGAGGGACGGGTGGGCATCAACCTGCTCACGAAGATTCAGCTCCCCAACCTCGGGTCCCTCTACGGAGCGATGCTCGCCGGGGTGGACTACGTGCTGATGGGCGCGGGCATTCCGCGGGAGATTCCCGGGGCCCTCGACGCCCTGGCACTGCACCAGCCTGCGGAGCTCACCCTCGACGCCGCGGGTCTCGAGCGCGGCGAGCGCGAGGTGATTCCCTTCGATCCGAGGGAGATCCACGACGGCCCTCTCCCCGACATCGAGCGGCCGAAGTTCCTGCCGATCGTGGCGTCGAACTCGCTGGCGACCATGCTCGCGCGCAAGGCGACGGGCCGCATCGACGGCTTCGTGATCGAGGGGCCCACCGCCGGAGGGCACAACGCGCCCCCGCGCGGCGCGCCGACCTTCAACGACCGGGGCGAGCCGCAGTACGGCGAGCGCGACGTGGTCGACCTGTCGAAGATCGCCGAGATCGGGCTTCCGTTCTGGGTGGCGGGCGGTGCGGGACATCCCGACCGCCTCGCCCAGGCCCGTGCCGCGGGTGCGGCCGGAGTGCAGGTCGGCACCCTGTTCGCCTACTGCAACGAGAGTGGCCTCACCGCCGACCACAAGCTCGCCGTGGCGCGCGCGTCGATGGAGGGCGGCCTCGACGTGGTCACCGACGGGCGCGCCTCGCCCACCGGGTTTCCCTTCAAGGCGGTGCAGCTGGAGGGCACCCTGTCGTGCTCCACCGTGTACGGCGACCGCGAGCGCTGCTGCGATCTCGGCTACCTGCGGACGCCGTACCGCACGGAGCGCGGCGGAATCGGGTATCGCTGCGCCTCGGAGCCGGTGGACACCTTCCTCAAGAAGGGCGGCGACGAGAGCGACACGGTGGGCCGGAAGTGCCTGTGCAACGCACTGATGGCCAATCTGGGGCGTCCGCAGGTGCAGAAGGACGGCTCGGTCGAGCCCACCTTCTTCACCGCCGGCGACGACCTGAAGGCCCTCGGCGAGTTCCTCGATGGACGGCTGTCGTACTCGGCCACCGACGTGATCGACTTCCTGCGGGGCGAGGGCGGGCCGATCGGAGTGGCGGCGACCTCCCGCGAGGCCGAGGATCGCGCTCCGTGA
- a CDS encoding alpha/beta fold hydrolase yields MRPLLRTIRTGPFRLDDGTELPEVEQAFTLHGEVDARGSNVVIVLHALTGDPHVQRWWPDVVGPGRALDTDRWAVVCPGLIGSPYGTTRPPAGAQVTPRDMARLTIRLTAALGAPRPALVTGGSLGGMVALEWAASDPRASEAVVVFAAPGAQPPSAIGAGHVQRRALEIGGRDGLALARMAAMLTYRTDRELDDRFGRRRRIDGRFEMQSWLDHHGRSFVDRFDAESYGTLLDAMDAHDVAAGRGSVAAALASFEGLLVGVGVPGDVLYSDESVRDWVAAAGAEYEAIHSIRGHDAFLLETDQVARILGGALERVSADGARAAVRAEGVS; encoded by the coding sequence ATGCGCCCGCTGTTGAGAACGATCCGCACGGGGCCGTTCCGCCTCGACGACGGCACCGAACTGCCCGAGGTGGAGCAGGCCTTCACCCTCCACGGCGAGGTGGATGCTCGCGGGAGCAACGTGGTGATCGTCCTCCACGCGTTGACCGGCGATCCACACGTGCAGCGGTGGTGGCCCGACGTGGTCGGGCCGGGACGGGCACTCGACACCGACCGCTGGGCCGTGGTGTGCCCCGGACTGATCGGCTCGCCGTACGGCACCACTCGTCCACCCGCCGGCGCGCAGGTGACGCCGCGCGACATGGCCCGGCTCACGATCCGGCTGACCGCGGCGCTCGGCGCGCCCCGACCCGCGCTCGTGACGGGGGGCTCGCTCGGGGGCATGGTGGCGCTCGAGTGGGCGGCGTCCGATCCGCGTGCGTCCGAAGCGGTGGTGGTCTTCGCCGCCCCCGGGGCGCAGCCGCCGTCCGCGATCGGCGCGGGGCACGTGCAGCGCCGCGCCCTCGAGATCGGCGGTCGGGACGGGCTCGCCCTCGCCCGCATGGCGGCGATGCTCACCTACCGTACCGATCGCGAACTCGACGACCGGTTCGGTCGCCGCCGCCGGATCGACGGGCGCTTCGAGATGCAGTCGTGGCTGGATCATCACGGACGATCCTTCGTGGACCGCTTCGACGCGGAGTCCTACGGCACCCTTCTCGACGCGATGGATGCGCACGATGTGGCGGCGGGACGCGGGTCCGTGGCGGCTGCTCTCGCTTCGTTCGAGGGACTCCTGGTGGGGGTGGGGGTGCCCGGCGACGTGCTCTACTCCGACGAGAGCGTGCGCGACTGGGTGGCGGCGGCGGGTGCGGAGTACGAGGCGATCCACTCGATCCGAGGGCACGACGCCTTCCTGCTCGAGACGGATCAGGTGGCCCGAATCCTCGGCGGAGCGCTCGAACGGGTTTCGGCCGACGGGGCTCGCGCGGCGGTGCGGGCGGAGGGGGTGTCGTGA
- a CDS encoding 2-isopropylmalate synthase, with protein sequence MFDTTLRDGEQSPGSSMTGPEKLRVARALDEMGVNVIEAGFPVASPEEFEAVVAVAGSVEKATVAALARASRHDVERAAEALTDARRPRIHTFLPTSDLHLEHKLGIGRDEALRRIGDAVEHARRHVDDVEFSAEDATRTDPTFLVQAVAVAVQAGATTVNLPDTVGFAHADDVARMFDAVRSGVPGIEGVVLSFHGHDDLGLATANSLTALDHGARQVECTLNGIGERAGNAALEEVVMALRVLPRYRERYATGVRAERLGPASRLLARITGIRPQPNKAVVGANAFAHEAGIHQHGVLADPRTYEIMTPGDVGAPESVLVLGKHSGRHALVRRYEDLGFTLTPEEASRAYRLFVMLADRKRDIHDEDLLAIYYGGTMERVPQAFRLEYLDVRCGRSPSRAEVRVAGDGGAAEAEGLGDGPIDATFAALTELAPWEVRLEDFAIRAVGEGSDAVGEVHLELRVEGRSFTGRSVSTDIVDAAARAYLYALDKASHAEALEARSFERHPMWGV encoded by the coding sequence GTGTTCGACACCACCCTCCGCGATGGCGAACAGTCCCCCGGCTCTTCGATGACCGGCCCCGAGAAACTTCGTGTAGCCCGGGCCCTCGATGAGATGGGGGTGAACGTGATCGAGGCGGGCTTTCCGGTGGCCTCCCCGGAAGAATTCGAGGCGGTCGTCGCCGTGGCCGGCTCGGTCGAGAAGGCCACCGTGGCGGCCCTTGCTCGGGCGTCTCGACACGACGTCGAGCGAGCCGCCGAGGCACTGACCGACGCCCGGCGACCCCGGATTCACACCTTTCTTCCCACCTCCGATCTACACCTCGAGCACAAACTCGGCATCGGCCGAGACGAGGCGCTCCGACGCATCGGTGATGCCGTGGAGCACGCCCGCCGCCACGTGGACGATGTGGAGTTCAGCGCCGAAGACGCGACCCGCACCGATCCGACGTTCCTGGTGCAGGCGGTCGCCGTGGCCGTCCAAGCGGGGGCCACCACCGTAAACCTGCCCGACACCGTCGGTTTCGCGCACGCCGACGATGTGGCGCGGATGTTCGATGCGGTGCGATCCGGTGTGCCGGGCATCGAGGGGGTGGTGCTGAGTTTCCACGGACACGACGACCTCGGGCTGGCGACCGCGAACTCGCTCACGGCCCTCGACCACGGAGCCCGGCAGGTCGAGTGCACGCTGAACGGCATCGGAGAGCGCGCCGGCAATGCGGCGCTGGAAGAGGTGGTGATGGCGCTGCGCGTGCTGCCGCGGTATCGGGAGCGCTACGCGACGGGGGTGCGGGCCGAGCGCCTCGGCCCCGCGAGCCGGCTCCTGGCCCGCATCACGGGGATCCGGCCTCAGCCGAACAAGGCGGTGGTGGGCGCCAACGCCTTTGCGCACGAGGCGGGCATTCATCAACACGGGGTGCTGGCCGATCCGCGCACGTACGAGATCATGACGCCCGGGGATGTCGGAGCTCCGGAATCGGTGCTCGTGCTCGGCAAGCACTCGGGACGCCACGCGCTGGTGCGCCGATACGAGGATCTGGGGTTCACGCTGACCCCCGAAGAGGCATCTCGAGCGTATCGGCTCTTCGTCATGCTCGCCGACCGCAAGCGCGACATCCACGACGAGGACCTGCTGGCGATCTACTACGGCGGCACGATGGAGCGGGTACCGCAGGCGTTTCGGCTGGAGTACCTCGATGTGCGCTGCGGGCGCAGTCCGTCGCGTGCCGAGGTGCGGGTCGCCGGCGACGGCGGCGCCGCCGAGGCCGAGGGCCTCGGAGACGGGCCGATCGATGCGACCTTCGCCGCCCTGACCGAACTCGCTCCCTGGGAGGTCCGCCTGGAGGATTTCGCGATCCGGGCCGTAGGCGAGGGCTCCGACGCGGTCGGAGAGGTGCACCTCGAGCTGCGCGTGGAGGGCCGCTCCTTCACCGGCCGCAGCGTGAGCACCGACATCGTCGACGCTGCGGCCCGCGCCTACCTGTACGCCCTGGACAAGGCGAGCCACGCCGAGGCGCTCGAGGCCCGCTCGTTCGAGCGCCATCCGATGTGGGGGGTGTGA
- a CDS encoding O-acetylhomoserine aminocarboxypropyltransferase/cysteine synthase family protein — translation MSNTTLEQTPIRGIGTRAVHAAQETADPATGSRAVPIYATTSYVFDSPEHAADLFGLRQFGNIYTRIMNPTTDVFERRIADLEGGVAAVATASGQSAETLAILNLAQAGDSIVASRSLYGGTVALFAHTLPRLGITTRFVDTTDLGAVEAAIDETTRAVYVETIGNPGLEVPDLRGLADLAHAHGVPLVVDNTFATPILARPFEHGADIVVHSATKWIGGHGTAIGGVVVDGGTFDWGSEPRFRDLYATPEPAYHGLTFAEAFGDLDGANLAYALRLRVVLLRDLGAALSPFNAFLFLQGLETLHLRMQRHADNALLLARWLEGHPAVAWVSYPGLKSHPTHDQAVRTLDGGFGGVLTFGVLGGEDAAKAVISGTELFSLLANVGDAKSLVIHPWSTTHEQLTDEERRAAGVTPDQIRLSVGIEDFADLQADLDRALRGAVGL, via the coding sequence ATGTCGAACACCACGCTCGAGCAGACCCCGATCCGAGGCATCGGTACCCGCGCCGTGCACGCTGCGCAGGAGACCGCCGATCCCGCGACCGGTTCGCGCGCCGTGCCCATCTACGCCACCACCTCGTACGTCTTCGACAGCCCCGAGCACGCCGCCGACCTCTTCGGCCTGCGGCAGTTCGGCAACATCTACACCCGCATCATGAACCCCACGACCGATGTCTTCGAGCGGCGCATCGCCGACCTCGAAGGGGGTGTGGCCGCCGTCGCGACGGCGTCGGGACAGTCGGCCGAGACGCTCGCGATCCTCAATCTGGCGCAGGCGGGGGACTCCATCGTGGCCTCGCGGTCGCTGTACGGCGGGACGGTGGCGTTGTTCGCGCACACCCTTCCGCGGCTCGGCATCACCACCCGATTCGTCGACACGACCGATCTCGGAGCGGTCGAGGCGGCGATCGACGAGACCACCCGCGCCGTCTACGTGGAGACGATCGGCAACCCGGGGCTCGAGGTGCCCGACCTGCGCGGGCTCGCCGACCTCGCCCACGCCCACGGTGTGCCGCTGGTGGTGGACAACACCTTCGCCACCCCGATCCTCGCCCGGCCCTTCGAGCACGGGGCCGACATCGTCGTGCACTCGGCCACCAAGTGGATCGGCGGGCACGGTACCGCGATCGGGGGCGTGGTGGTCGACGGCGGCACCTTCGACTGGGGAAGCGAGCCGCGCTTCCGAGATCTCTACGCCACCCCCGAGCCGGCGTACCACGGCCTGACCTTCGCCGAGGCGTTCGGCGATCTCGACGGGGCGAACCTGGCCTACGCACTTCGTCTCCGGGTCGTGCTTCTGCGCGATCTGGGCGCGGCCCTGTCGCCGTTCAACGCCTTCCTCTTTCTGCAGGGACTCGAGACGCTGCATCTGCGGATGCAGCGCCATGCCGACAACGCGCTCCTGCTCGCCCGGTGGCTCGAGGGGCATCCCGCAGTGGCCTGGGTCAGCTACCCCGGGCTGAAGTCGCACCCCACTCACGACCAGGCCGTGCGCACCCTCGACGGTGGTTTCGGCGGCGTGCTCACCTTCGGTGTGCTCGGTGGCGAAGACGCGGCGAAGGCGGTGATCTCGGGCACCGAGCTCTTCTCGCTGCTCGCCAACGTGGGCGACGCGAAGAGCCTGGTGATCCACCCGTGGAGCACCACGCACGAGCAGCTCACCGACGAGGAGCGGCGCGCCGCCGGCGTGACGCCCGACCAGATCCGGCTGTCGGTGGGCATCGAGGACTTCGCGGATCTGCAGGCCGATCTCGATCGGGCGCTGCGGGGAGCGGTAGGGCTGTGA
- the leuC gene encoding 3-isopropylmalate dehydratase large subunit: protein MTAPRTLFQKVWDAHVVGDGDPTLLYIDLHLVHEVTSPQAFEGLRVAGRSVRRPERTVATVDHNVPTTDRALPIVDDTARIQIEALRRNAEACGVRLHDVGTPEQGIVHVIGPEMGYTQPGMTVVCGDSHTSTHGAFGALAFGIGTTQVEHVLATQTVPFARPSTLEVRIDGALKPGVTAKDLVLAIIARIGVDGGRGHVIEYRGEGVRRLSMEERMTVCNMSIEAGARAGMIAPDDTTFDWLRGRPMVPRGAVWHDEVERWRTLRTDPGAEFDRTVRIDASAVEPMVTWGTTPAMALPVSARVPEPPPEGPARDSALRAIDYMGLVPGTPLQHIEIDRVFIGSCTNGRLGDLRAAAAVIRSVGGRVHPRVRAMVVPGSTRVKAEAEAEGLDRVFVEAGFEWRESGCSMCLGMNPDVLLPGERCASTSNRNFEGRQGRHGRTHLVSPAMAAAAALYGRFTDVRALPGGSGVRAGRA, encoded by the coding sequence ATGACCGCTCCGCGGACGCTCTTCCAGAAAGTGTGGGACGCGCACGTCGTCGGCGATGGGGATCCGACCCTGCTCTACATCGACCTTCACCTGGTCCACGAGGTGACGTCGCCCCAGGCCTTCGAGGGGCTGCGGGTCGCCGGGCGCTCTGTCCGGCGGCCGGAACGCACGGTCGCCACGGTCGACCACAACGTGCCGACCACCGATCGCGCCCTGCCGATCGTGGACGACACCGCCCGGATCCAGATCGAGGCGCTGCGCCGAAACGCCGAAGCCTGCGGAGTGCGGCTCCACGACGTGGGCACGCCGGAGCAGGGCATCGTGCATGTCATCGGGCCGGAGATGGGCTATACGCAGCCCGGGATGACGGTCGTGTGCGGAGACAGCCACACCTCCACCCACGGTGCCTTCGGTGCGTTGGCGTTCGGCATCGGTACCACGCAGGTGGAGCATGTGCTGGCCACGCAGACCGTTCCGTTCGCGCGACCGAGCACCCTCGAGGTACGCATCGACGGAGCGCTGAAGCCGGGGGTGACCGCCAAGGATCTGGTGCTGGCGATCATTGCCCGGATCGGGGTGGACGGCGGCCGGGGCCATGTGATCGAGTACAGGGGCGAGGGGGTGCGCCGTCTGTCGATGGAGGAGCGGATGACGGTGTGCAACATGTCGATCGAGGCAGGGGCCCGCGCCGGAATGATCGCCCCCGACGACACCACCTTCGACTGGCTCCGGGGCCGGCCCATGGTGCCGAGGGGAGCCGTCTGGCACGACGAGGTGGAGCGGTGGCGGACCCTTCGAACCGACCCCGGCGCGGAGTTCGACCGCACGGTTCGGATCGATGCGAGTGCCGTCGAGCCGATGGTGACCTGGGGTACGACGCCGGCCATGGCCCTGCCCGTCTCCGCTCGGGTTCCGGAACCCCCGCCCGAGGGACCGGCGCGCGACTCCGCGCTCCGAGCCATCGACTACATGGGGCTCGTGCCGGGCACCCCTCTGCAGCACATCGAGATCGACCGGGTGTTCATCGGATCGTGCACGAACGGTCGGCTGGGCGATCTGCGGGCCGCCGCCGCGGTGATCCGGTCGGTGGGCGGACGCGTGCACCCCCGGGTGCGGGCCATGGTGGTGCCCGGATCCACCCGCGTGAAGGCCGAAGCCGAGGCGGAGGGGCTCGACCGGGTGTTCGTCGAGGCGGGCTTCGAGTGGCGCGAATCCGGATGCTCGATGTGCCTGGGAATGAACCCCGACGTTCTGTTGCCGGGGGAGCGGTGTGCCTCGACCTCGAATCGCAACTTCGAGGGGCGGCAGGGGCGCCATGGCCGGACCCACCTCGTGAGCCCGGCCATGGCGGCGGCGGCGGCGCTGTACGGCAGGTTCACTGATGTCCGGGCGTTGCCCGGGGGATCGGGCGTTCGTGCGGGGAGGGCGTGA
- the leuB gene encoding 3-isopropylmalate dehydrogenase, with the protein MRLVVLPGDGVGPEVTTAAVRVLRAAFASRGLPLDIATRAVGWAAVQTEGAPLSDDTIDACRAADAVLLGAVGHPDAEHAPAHLRPESGLLALRQALGCWGNLRPARVPDGLIGASALRADRARGTDLVVVRELGGGLYYGEPRGDDRGRAWNTLSYTEDEVRRIAHLAFRLASERRRRVTSVDKANVLETSKLWRRVAEEVALQYPEVIFESMLVDRAAMELALRPSRFDVVLTSNLFGDILSDQAAGVVGSLGALGSASVGGDTDLYEPVHGSAPDIAGTGRANPMGAIASVTLMLRTTGGLPELADDIDASVEACLGDGLRTDDLATPADASPPVGTHAFTSAVVDRLGARVSRRVVGGAA; encoded by the coding sequence ATGAGGCTCGTCGTGCTTCCCGGCGACGGAGTCGGGCCCGAGGTGACCACCGCTGCGGTGCGGGTTCTTCGAGCGGCGTTCGCTTCGAGGGGACTCCCGCTCGACATCGCGACCCGCGCGGTCGGATGGGCCGCGGTCCAGACCGAAGGCGCACCACTCTCCGACGACACCATCGACGCCTGCCGGGCCGCCGACGCCGTGTTGCTGGGTGCGGTGGGCCATCCGGATGCCGAGCATGCGCCCGCCCACCTCCGACCGGAATCCGGCCTGCTCGCTCTCCGACAGGCGCTCGGTTGCTGGGGCAATCTGCGTCCCGCGCGGGTACCCGACGGCCTGATCGGGGCCTCTGCGCTGCGGGCCGATCGGGCGCGGGGTACCGACCTGGTCGTGGTGCGGGAACTGGGGGGTGGCCTGTACTACGGCGAGCCCCGAGGCGACGACCGCGGGCGAGCCTGGAACACCCTCTCGTACACGGAGGATGAGGTGCGGCGGATCGCGCACCTGGCCTTCCGGTTGGCGTCCGAACGGCGGCGTCGCGTGACCTCCGTCGACAAGGCCAACGTGCTGGAGACGTCGAAGCTGTGGCGCCGGGTGGCCGAAGAGGTCGCGCTCCAGTATCCGGAGGTGATCTTCGAATCGATGCTGGTGGACCGCGCCGCCATGGAGCTCGCGCTGCGACCCTCCCGCTTCGACGTGGTGCTCACATCCAACCTCTTCGGCGATATCCTGAGCGATCAGGCTGCCGGTGTGGTGGGGTCGCTCGGTGCCCTGGGGTCGGCGAGCGTCGGAGGCGACACCGACCTCTACGAACCCGTTCATGGATCCGCTCCCGACATCGCCGGCACCGGCCGGGCCAATCCGATGGGTGCGATCGCCTCCGTGACCCTCATGCTCCGCACGACCGGGGGCCTTCCCGAGCTCGCCGACGACATCGACGCTTCGGTCGAGGCCTGCCTGGGCGACGGCCTCCGCACCGACGACCTGGCGACTCCGGCCGATGCCTCGCCCCCCGTGGGCACCCACGCGTTCACCTCGGCCGTCGTGGATCGCCTGGGTGCCCGCGTCTCGCGCCGGGTCGTGGGAGGTGCAGCATGA